In Streptomyces sp. NBC_00335, a single genomic region encodes these proteins:
- a CDS encoding MFS transporter translates to MSVPVLESPRARWLAFSVLCSMQLMIVVDISIVTVALRSIQSDLGFDQAHLAWVTNAYTVGFGGLLLLSGRLGDLIGRKRLFISGVSLFTLASAACGLSGTQEMLIAMRFVQGAGAAMAYAVVMGIVFMIFRDDPRQMGKAMGAIGFAAAGGASIGILISGLLTHGASWHWVFYVNVPIGAAAAVLAARLIPDDKGPGLGSGVDLLGAALVTTGMMLGVYTLATGSENGWGSAHTLGFGLGAIVLLVAFVVRQATAKVPLLPLSLFRSRNLSGANLIHLLLVAATISFNIMIALYLQQVVGYSVLVTSFAFVPLALIGGFSSLALSQRLNMRFGARNVLVVSLLGVAAALLLAARVPEDPTYVLDLLPVMLVLGFSGGLAMPAVMMLSMSVQDPRDAGAASGLSGTSGMIGDSLGIAAMTAIAASYAAGALADGESAASAATGGFQLVFGIAAGLVLVAAAVGWFVLPAAQPMPMGEGAPSGPPQHEPEAVAS, encoded by the coding sequence ATGTCCGTGCCCGTCCTCGAGTCCCCCAGAGCGCGCTGGCTCGCGTTCTCGGTGCTCTGTTCCATGCAGCTGATGATCGTGGTCGACATCAGCATCGTGACCGTGGCGCTGCGCTCCATCCAGAGCGACCTGGGGTTCGACCAGGCCCACCTGGCCTGGGTCACCAACGCCTACACCGTCGGCTTCGGCGGCCTGCTGCTCCTGTCGGGCCGGCTCGGTGACCTCATCGGCCGCAAGCGCCTGTTCATCAGCGGTGTCAGCCTCTTCACCCTCGCCTCGGCGGCCTGCGGCCTGTCCGGGACGCAGGAGATGCTGATCGCGATGCGCTTCGTGCAGGGCGCCGGCGCGGCCATGGCCTACGCCGTGGTCATGGGGATCGTCTTCATGATCTTCCGGGACGACCCGCGGCAAATGGGCAAGGCCATGGGCGCCATCGGCTTCGCCGCCGCGGGCGGTGCCTCCATCGGCATCCTGATCAGCGGCCTGCTCACCCACGGGGCGAGCTGGCACTGGGTCTTCTACGTCAACGTCCCGATCGGCGCGGCCGCGGCGGTGCTCGCCGCACGCCTGATCCCCGACGACAAGGGCCCGGGCCTGGGCTCCGGCGTCGACCTCCTGGGCGCGGCCCTGGTGACCACCGGCATGATGCTGGGCGTCTACACCCTTGCCACGGGCTCCGAGAACGGCTGGGGCTCCGCCCACACGCTCGGCTTCGGCCTCGGCGCGATCGTGCTGCTCGTGGCCTTCGTCGTACGCCAGGCCACGGCCAAGGTGCCGCTGCTGCCGCTGTCCCTCTTCCGCTCCCGCAACCTGTCGGGCGCCAACCTGATCCACCTGCTGCTGGTCGCGGCGACGATCTCCTTCAACATCATGATCGCGCTCTACCTCCAGCAGGTCGTCGGCTACTCGGTGCTGGTCACCAGCTTCGCCTTCGTGCCGCTGGCCCTCATCGGCGGATTCTCCTCGCTCGCCCTGTCCCAGCGGCTGAACATGCGCTTCGGTGCCCGCAACGTCCTGGTCGTGAGCCTGCTCGGAGTGGCGGCCGCCCTGCTGCTGGCCGCACGCGTCCCCGAAGACCCCACGTACGTGCTGGACCTGCTGCCCGTGATGCTGGTCCTCGGCTTCTCCGGCGGCCTGGCCATGCCGGCGGTGATGATGCTGTCGATGTCCGTGCAGGACCCGCGGGACGCGGGTGCCGCCTCCGGTCTCTCCGGTACCTCCGGCATGATCGGCGACTCCCTCGGCATCGCGGCCATGACGGCGATCGCCGCCTCTTACGCCGCTGGTGCCCTCGCCGACGGCGAAAGCGCCGCCTCGGCGGCGACCGGCGGCTTCCAGCTCGTCTTCGGCATCGCCGCCGGCCTGGTCCTGGTGGCCGCGGCGGTCGGCTGGTTCGTCCTTCCGGCCGCACAGCCGATGCCGATGGGCGAAGGAGCCCCTTCCGGCCCGCCCCAGCACGAACCCGAGGCCGTGGCCTCCTGA
- a CDS encoding DUF6069 family protein: MTTDTRFAGTAATSTTPLWRPRLLTVVGAAVGAAVLFFIGKAADVALTVDQNDGKGAVDLTIGNVIGFAAGAALLGWALLALLEKFAPAKSKKIWTIVASVVLVVSLGLPFGVETTSGTKVILALTHLTVGLVVILGLRRNAKSA, translated from the coding sequence GTGACCACGGACACCCGCTTCGCCGGTACCGCCGCCACCTCCACCACCCCCCTCTGGCGCCCCCGGCTCCTGACCGTCGTCGGGGCAGCGGTCGGCGCCGCCGTCCTCTTCTTCATCGGCAAGGCCGCTGACGTCGCCCTCACCGTGGACCAGAACGACGGCAAGGGAGCGGTCGACCTCACCATCGGCAACGTCATCGGCTTCGCCGCGGGCGCCGCCCTGCTCGGCTGGGCCCTGCTGGCCCTGCTGGAGAAGTTCGCCCCGGCCAAGTCCAAGAAGATCTGGACCATCGTCGCCTCCGTGGTGCTCGTCGTCTCCTTGGGCCTGCCCTTCGGCGTGGAGACCACCAGCGGTACGAAGGTCATCCTGGCGCTCACGCACCTGACCGTCGGCCTCGTGGTCATCCTCGGCCTGCGCCGCAACGCCAAGTCCGCCTGA
- a CDS encoding YceI family protein: MTTQELQLPGYLTGTWDIDPGHSAVAFSVRHLGISNVRGRFNSFTGQIVTAENPLDSTVSVTIEAGSVSTDHEMRDGHLKGEEFLHVQEFPQLTYRSTGIRVESGEFLVDGELSLRGVTQPVTLKLEPNGFAEGYEGIKLAGYSASVEISRKAFGVHGGPAGAGIGDKIKIQIDIEAARQR; this comes from the coding sequence ATGACCACGCAGGAACTTCAGCTCCCCGGCTACCTCACCGGCACCTGGGACATCGACCCCGGCCACTCCGCCGTCGCCTTCTCGGTACGGCACCTGGGCATCTCCAACGTCCGAGGCCGCTTCAACTCCTTCACGGGCCAGATCGTGACGGCCGAGAACCCGCTCGACTCGACGGTCTCCGTGACGATCGAGGCCGGCTCGGTCAGCACCGACCACGAGATGCGCGACGGGCACCTGAAGGGCGAGGAGTTCCTGCACGTCCAGGAGTTCCCCCAGCTCACCTACCGCTCCACCGGCATCCGCGTCGAGTCCGGCGAGTTCCTCGTCGACGGCGAACTCAGCCTGCGCGGCGTCACCCAGCCGGTGACCCTCAAGCTGGAGCCCAACGGCTTCGCCGAGGGCTACGAGGGCATCAAGCTCGCCGGCTACTCCGCGAGCGTCGAGATCAGCCGCAAGGCCTTCGGCGTGCACGGCGGCCCGGCCGGCGCCGGCATCGGCGACAAGATCAAGATCCAGATCGACATCGAGGCGGCGCGCCAGCGCTGA
- a CDS encoding helix-turn-helix transcriptional regulator, whose product MLVEREEHLGRLRQITEAALAGKGRMVLLESPSGAGKTELLHVFADRAEAVGFRVLHAICSRSEENLAFGALNQLFRYAGLPAGGPELPAAGSGHLETRSMDDLCAALLDRAAEEPLLLAVDDAQHIDADSLRVLLHLSRRLRSARVVVLLVDNCDFPSANLPLRAELLRQPHLSRIRIAPLSEAGVTEFLTERLGAETARRLAGELHAATGGSPLLLGALADDWAGPDGGPDASRSYGLALLSCLHRGDPGTLALARALAVLDTDTTESGLAALSGTDVTAVSRAMAAAGLLAEDGGFRHPGARQAVLDDLAPREHSSLHGRAARLLYDAGAEPVRVARHLRAVGRADGPWAVQTLVEAAEHELLADHPEDAAACLELAERSSGDLTERAEVLARLAHTDFQSDPGAAARHLGPLVTADRAGHLKFRESALLVRLLLWNGRTEEASSVLDRMRDASADPVRAPGSELADLEQWLSWAHPPLARPVGTAGAGSRRPGTAGGGGTIVALRSEPWLGRAAALADQLARERPGAADRAEQVLWDLQLSRTACWTGESAMLAALTLLHFDRADLAADWCERLMSDAADRSAPTWQAVFTAVRAEVAVRQGDLESAVERAGAALALLPAKSWGVAIGMPLATLVVATTRMGQYEEASRWLSQPVPAAMYQSWFGLPFLQARGIHHLATNHVHAALGDFLSCGELQRSWGMDAPGPVPWRAGAAEACIRLGNPDRAKQLVHEQLARPTGGSSRTRGMSLRLYAATCPPGRGLQLLIEAQELLESAGDRFEQARVLADMSRTYYALGEHRRARMLSRQSLHVAKACGAGPMVRELLSGSEVQDQPRMAVGQEPPQEFCELTGSERRVASLAVMGYTNREIASKLYVTPSTVEQHLTRVYRKLNIQRRQDLPSDLWPNASRAG is encoded by the coding sequence ATGCTTGTGGAACGCGAGGAACATCTCGGGCGTCTACGTCAGATCACGGAGGCCGCGCTGGCCGGGAAGGGCCGGATGGTCCTTCTGGAAAGCCCGTCCGGCGCGGGCAAGACGGAGCTCCTGCACGTCTTCGCCGACCGGGCCGAGGCCGTCGGTTTCCGGGTGCTGCACGCCATCTGCTCCCGCTCCGAAGAGAATCTCGCATTCGGTGCCCTGAACCAGCTCTTCCGCTACGCCGGGCTGCCCGCGGGCGGCCCGGAGCTGCCGGCGGCCGGTTCCGGACACCTGGAGACCCGGTCCATGGACGACCTGTGCGCCGCACTGTTGGACCGGGCCGCCGAGGAGCCGCTGCTGCTCGCCGTCGACGACGCGCAGCACATCGATGCCGATTCCCTGCGCGTCCTGCTGCACCTCTCCCGCCGGCTGCGGTCGGCCCGGGTGGTCGTCCTGCTGGTCGACAACTGCGACTTCCCGTCGGCGAACCTGCCCCTGCGGGCCGAACTGCTGCGCCAGCCCCACCTCTCCCGGATCAGGATCGCCCCGCTCAGCGAGGCCGGGGTCACCGAGTTCCTCACCGAACGGCTGGGAGCCGAGACGGCCCGCCGCCTGGCCGGCGAGCTGCACGCCGCCACCGGTGGCAGCCCGTTGCTGCTCGGCGCCCTCGCCGACGACTGGGCCGGCCCCGACGGCGGACCGGACGCCTCGCGCAGCTACGGGCTCGCCCTGCTGAGCTGCCTGCACCGCGGCGACCCCGGCACCCTCGCTCTGGCCCGCGCCCTGGCCGTACTGGACACGGACACCACCGAGAGCGGCCTCGCCGCGCTCTCCGGCACCGATGTCACGGCCGTGTCGCGCGCGATGGCGGCCGCCGGACTGCTCGCCGAGGACGGCGGTTTCCGCCACCCGGGTGCACGCCAGGCCGTCCTGGACGACCTCGCGCCGCGCGAGCACTCCTCGCTGCACGGCCGTGCGGCCCGCCTGCTCTACGACGCGGGCGCGGAGCCGGTACGGGTGGCCCGCCATCTTCGGGCCGTGGGACGGGCCGACGGCCCGTGGGCGGTGCAGACCCTGGTGGAGGCCGCCGAGCACGAGCTGCTCGCCGACCATCCGGAGGACGCCGCCGCCTGCCTGGAGCTGGCCGAGCGGTCCAGCGGGGACCTGACCGAGCGCGCCGAGGTGCTCGCCCGGCTCGCCCACACCGACTTCCAGTCCGATCCGGGCGCGGCCGCCCGGCACCTCGGCCCCCTGGTCACCGCGGACCGCGCGGGCCATCTGAAGTTCCGCGAATCGGCCCTCCTTGTCCGGCTGTTGCTCTGGAACGGCCGCACCGAGGAGGCTTCGTCGGTACTGGACCGCATGCGGGACGCTTCCGCGGACCCGGTGAGAGCCCCCGGTTCCGAGCTGGCCGATCTCGAACAGTGGCTGTCCTGGGCCCATCCGCCGCTCGCCCGCCCCGTGGGCACCGCGGGTGCGGGCTCCCGCCGTCCCGGTACGGCGGGCGGCGGCGGCACGATCGTGGCGCTGCGCAGCGAGCCGTGGCTGGGCCGGGCCGCGGCCCTCGCCGACCAGCTGGCGCGGGAGCGGCCGGGCGCGGCCGACCGGGCCGAGCAGGTGCTGTGGGACCTCCAGTTGAGCCGTACCGCGTGCTGGACCGGCGAGTCCGCGATGCTCGCGGCGCTGACCCTGCTGCACTTCGACCGGGCCGACCTCGCCGCGGACTGGTGCGAGCGGCTGATGAGCGATGCCGCGGACCGCTCCGCCCCGACCTGGCAGGCCGTCTTCACGGCCGTACGGGCCGAGGTGGCGGTGCGCCAGGGTGACTTGGAGTCGGCCGTGGAGCGGGCCGGCGCCGCACTCGCGCTGCTGCCCGCCAAGTCCTGGGGCGTGGCCATCGGAATGCCGCTCGCCACCCTCGTCGTCGCGACGACGCGGATGGGCCAGTACGAGGAGGCCTCCCGCTGGCTGTCCCAGCCCGTGCCGGCGGCGATGTACCAGAGCTGGTTCGGCCTGCCGTTCCTGCAGGCCCGCGGAATCCACCACCTGGCCACGAACCACGTCCACGCGGCGCTCGGGGACTTCCTGTCCTGCGGTGAGCTCCAGCGCAGTTGGGGCATGGACGCGCCCGGCCCGGTGCCGTGGCGCGCCGGTGCGGCGGAGGCCTGCATCAGGCTGGGCAATCCGGACCGGGCCAAGCAACTGGTGCACGAGCAGCTCGCGCGCCCGACCGGCGGCAGCTCCCGTACCCGGGGCATGTCGCTGCGCCTGTACGCCGCGACGTGCCCGCCGGGCCGCGGTCTGCAACTGCTGATCGAGGCGCAGGAGCTGCTGGAGTCGGCGGGCGACCGCTTCGAGCAGGCCAGGGTGCTGGCCGACATGAGCCGGACGTACTACGCGCTCGGTGAGCACCGCAGGGCGCGGATGCTGTCCCGGCAGAGCCTGCACGTGGCGAAGGCCTGCGGGGCGGGGCCGATGGTGCGGGAACTGCTGTCCGGCTCCGAGGTCCAGGACCAGCCGCGGATGGCCGTGGGGCAGGAGCCGCCGCAGGAGTTCTGCGAACTGACCGGATCCGAGCGCCGGGTGGCCTCGCTGGCGGTCATGGGGTACACCAACCGGGAGATCGCCTCGAAGCTGTACGTCACCCCCAGCACGGTGGAGCAGCACCTGACCCGGGTGTACCGGAAGCTGAACATCCAGCGGCGTCAGGACCTGCCCTCGGACCTGTGGCCCAACGCCTCCCGGGCGGGCTGA
- a CDS encoding HAD-IA family hydrolase has protein sequence MREAFSIAYAEVVGGGKAPFEEYERHLGRYFPDIMKIMGLPLAMEGPFVRESYRLAGRVPLFDGVVPVLEELRERGFRTAIATGKAGDRARHLLSMLGVIHLFDHVIGSDEVEHAKPAPDIVLHALDLLGARAENALMVGDAVTDIAAAHGAGVTAVAALWGESDAAELIASAPDAVLGHPDELLELCPAVTSARSVSV, from the coding sequence ATGCGGGAGGCGTTCTCGATCGCGTACGCCGAGGTCGTGGGCGGCGGCAAAGCACCGTTCGAGGAGTACGAGCGCCACCTCGGGCGATATTTTCCCGACATCATGAAGATCATGGGGCTGCCGCTCGCGATGGAGGGCCCCTTCGTCCGCGAGAGCTATCGGCTGGCCGGCCGGGTCCCGCTGTTCGACGGGGTCGTCCCGGTCCTCGAGGAACTGCGCGAGCGCGGGTTCCGTACCGCGATCGCGACCGGCAAGGCCGGTGACCGGGCCCGGCACCTGCTGAGCATGCTGGGCGTGATCCACCTGTTCGACCACGTCATCGGTTCCGACGAGGTCGAACACGCCAAGCCCGCACCCGACATCGTGCTCCACGCCCTCGACCTGCTCGGCGCACGCGCCGAGAACGCCCTGATGGTGGGTGACGCGGTGACCGACATAGCAGCGGCGCACGGCGCGGGCGTGACCGCGGTGGCGGCCCTGTGGGGCGAGTCGGACGCCGCGGAACTCATCGCCTCGGCCCCGGACGCGGTTCTCGGCCACCCGGACGAACTCCTGGAGCTCTGCCCGGCCGTGACCAGCGCCCGCAGCGTGAGCGTCTGA
- a CDS encoding Gfo/Idh/MocA family protein has product MTSPVRVAVVGLGWAGRSIWLSRLAAHPGYTVAAVVDPSPVAQETAAAIGPGVLALADVDELDRDLVDLAVVAVPNHLHSTVACRLLRRGVPVFLEKPVCLNSDEARELAAAELEGGALLLAGSAARYRADVTALRETAEREVGRIRHIDIAWVRSKGVPDAGGWFTQSSLSGGGALVDLGWHLLDTVSPLIGPVAYEHAVGTVSGDFIEAATHGTTWRHDAPDPRSGGSADVEDTARGFLVTTSGISVALRASWASHEALDQTVVTVDGSRGTASLRCTFGFSPNRAGGSELTLTRAGHTVPVAFDAEPIGAEYDRQLDAIPALLADPSARGRAVEDTRRTIAVIERIYRSARPLRTSERAAAGAGV; this is encoded by the coding sequence GTGACCTCCCCGGTCCGGGTGGCCGTGGTGGGCCTGGGCTGGGCGGGCCGGTCGATCTGGCTGTCCCGCCTGGCCGCCCACCCCGGCTACACGGTGGCCGCGGTGGTGGACCCCTCCCCCGTCGCGCAGGAGACCGCCGCGGCCATCGGCCCCGGCGTACTGGCCCTGGCCGACGTCGACGAGCTGGACCGGGACCTGGTCGACCTGGCCGTGGTCGCCGTACCGAACCATCTGCACAGCACGGTCGCGTGCAGGCTGCTGCGCCGGGGCGTGCCGGTCTTCCTGGAGAAGCCGGTGTGCCTCAACTCCGACGAGGCGCGGGAGCTGGCGGCCGCCGAGCTCGAGGGTGGCGCGCTGCTGCTGGCCGGCAGCGCGGCGCGCTACCGCGCGGACGTGACGGCCCTGCGGGAGACGGCGGAGCGCGAGGTCGGCCGGATCCGGCACATCGACATCGCGTGGGTGCGGTCCAAGGGCGTTCCCGACGCGGGCGGCTGGTTCACCCAGAGCAGCCTCTCCGGCGGCGGCGCGCTGGTCGACCTGGGGTGGCACCTGCTGGACACGGTCTCACCGCTGATCGGCCCGGTGGCGTACGAGCACGCCGTCGGGACCGTCTCCGGCGACTTCATCGAGGCCGCCACGCACGGTACGACGTGGCGGCACGACGCGCCGGACCCGCGGTCCGGCGGCAGCGCCGACGTCGAGGACACCGCGCGCGGCTTCCTGGTCACGACGAGCGGCATCTCGGTTGCTCTGCGCGCCAGTTGGGCTTCGCACGAAGCACTGGACCAGACGGTGGTCACCGTGGACGGCAGCAGGGGTACGGCGTCCCTGAGGTGCACCTTCGGGTTCAGCCCGAACCGTGCGGGCGGGTCCGAGCTGACCTTGACCCGGGCCGGGCACACCGTGCCGGTCGCCTTCGACGCGGAACCGATCGGGGCGGAGTACGACCGCCAGCTCGACGCCATTCCCGCTCTGCTCGCGGATCCGTCCGCCCGGGGCAGAGCGGTCGAGGACACCCGGCGCACCATCGCCGTCATCGAGCGCATCTACAGATCCGCGCGCCCGCTCCGCACCTCGGAGCGCGCGGCGGCCGGCGCGGGCGTCTGA
- a CDS encoding aminotransferase class I/II-fold pyridoxal phosphate-dependent enzyme, with amino-acid sequence MSQLSRPRPEFPVWPQFGDEEREGLIRALEQGQWWRMGGSEVTTFESEFGAYHGTEYALAVTNGTHALELALQVLGVGPGTEVIVPGFTFISSSQAAQRLGAVAVPVDIDPDTYNIDPAAAAAAITSRTAAIMPVHMAGQIADMDALGKLSADSGVPLIQDAAHGHGAEWDGKKVGELGSVAAFSFQNGKLMTAGEGGLVTFNNAEQFEAAFLRHSCGRPHSDRYYFHKTSGSNFRMNEFSAGVLRAQLARLGGQIDTRERNWPVLSQLLSEIPGVKPQVIDARVTRNPHYMAMFRLPGFSAERRNQVVDALIERGLPAFAAFRAIYRSDGFWETGAPGETVDQIAARCPNTEAVYADAIWLHHRTLLGTQEQMSEIADIISDTLAAL; translated from the coding sequence ATGAGTCAGCTTTCCCGACCGCGCCCCGAATTTCCCGTGTGGCCCCAATTCGGGGACGAGGAGCGAGAAGGTCTCATCCGCGCCCTGGAACAGGGCCAGTGGTGGCGCATGGGCGGCAGCGAGGTCACCACGTTCGAGAGCGAGTTCGGCGCGTATCACGGCACGGAGTACGCGCTCGCGGTGACGAACGGCACGCACGCCCTGGAGCTCGCCCTCCAGGTGCTGGGTGTCGGCCCGGGCACCGAGGTCATCGTCCCCGGGTTCACCTTCATCTCCTCGTCCCAGGCCGCCCAGCGGCTGGGTGCCGTGGCGGTACCGGTGGACATCGACCCGGACACCTACAACATCGACCCGGCCGCGGCCGCCGCCGCGATCACCTCCCGCACCGCGGCGATCATGCCCGTGCACATGGCCGGCCAGATCGCCGACATGGACGCGCTCGGCAAGCTGTCCGCCGACTCCGGAGTGCCGCTGATCCAGGACGCCGCGCACGGCCACGGCGCCGAGTGGGACGGCAAGAAGGTCGGCGAGCTCGGTTCGGTGGCGGCCTTCAGCTTCCAGAACGGCAAGCTGATGACCGCCGGCGAGGGCGGCCTGGTCACCTTCAACAACGCCGAGCAGTTCGAGGCCGCGTTCCTGCGGCACAGCTGCGGACGCCCCCACAGCGATCGCTACTACTTCCACAAGACCTCGGGCTCCAACTTCCGGATGAACGAGTTCTCCGCCGGGGTGCTGCGCGCCCAGCTCGCGCGCCTGGGCGGGCAGATCGACACCCGCGAGCGCAACTGGCCGGTGCTCTCGCAGCTGCTGTCCGAGATCCCGGGCGTCAAGCCCCAGGTCATCGACGCGCGCGTCACCCGCAACCCGCACTACATGGCGATGTTCCGGCTTCCCGGCTTCTCCGCCGAGCGCCGCAACCAGGTCGTCGACGCCCTCATCGAGCGCGGGCTGCCGGCCTTCGCCGCGTTCCGCGCGATCTACCGCTCGGACGGTTTCTGGGAGACCGGCGCCCCGGGCGAGACCGTCGACCAGATCGCGGCCCGCTGCCCCAACACCGAGGCCGTGTACGCGGACGCCATCTGGCTGCACCACCGGACCCTGCTGGGCACCCAGGAGCAGATGAGCGAGATCGCGGACATCATCTCCGACACCCTGGCCGCACTGTGA
- a CDS encoding type II 3-dehydroquinate dehydratase — MSELLLLNGPNLGILGRREPEIYGTETLDDIAAAVADEVSERGWKVKSFQSDSEGEIIRAIQDSYDTVGAIVNPGALMIAGWSLRDALANYPNPWIEVHISNIWARESFRHESVIAPLATGLIAGLGPAGYRLAARALLHETAA, encoded by the coding sequence ATGAGTGAGCTGCTGCTTCTGAACGGTCCGAACCTGGGCATACTCGGCCGGCGTGAGCCCGAGATCTACGGGACGGAAACGCTCGACGACATAGCGGCGGCCGTCGCGGACGAGGTGTCGGAGCGCGGTTGGAAAGTGAAGTCATTCCAGTCCGACTCGGAGGGCGAAATCATCCGGGCAATCCAGGACAGCTATGACACGGTCGGCGCGATCGTCAACCCCGGTGCACTCATGATTGCGGGCTGGAGCCTGCGCGATGCTCTCGCCAATTACCCGAATCCGTGGATCGAGGTGCATATCTCGAATATCTGGGCCCGGGAATCCTTCCGCCACGAATCCGTGATAGCCCCGCTCGCGACCGGACTCATCGCGGGCCTCGGCCCCGCCGGCTACCGCCTCGCGGCCCGCGCCCTGCTCCACGAGACGGCGGCCTGA
- a CDS encoding thioesterase II family protein yields MTHDDTWIRRLRPAPEAPVQLVCLPHAGGSAAFYHPVAKALAPDVDVLAVQYPGRQDRHREPGLTSLTELADRVADALSPWAERPLVLFGHSMGALLGYEVATRLEAAGTAPLALFASARRAPSTHREESVHLRTDEGVVDELRLLGGVEPVFLEDPELRSLILPAVRSDYEAIETYRHTARPPLGIPVTVLTGDGDPQVTAEEAAAWSAHTTGPFALRTFEGGHFYLTDHFSEVLSLLRTVLDPSPSLR; encoded by the coding sequence ATGACCCACGACGACACCTGGATCCGGCGCCTGCGGCCGGCCCCCGAGGCGCCCGTCCAGTTGGTCTGCCTGCCGCACGCCGGCGGCTCGGCGGCCTTCTACCACCCCGTTGCCAAGGCCCTCGCCCCCGACGTGGACGTCCTCGCGGTTCAGTACCCCGGCCGGCAGGACCGGCACCGGGAACCCGGCCTCACCAGCCTGACCGAACTCGCCGACAGGGTGGCGGACGCGCTCTCCCCGTGGGCGGAGCGCCCCCTCGTCCTCTTCGGTCACAGCATGGGCGCGCTCCTCGGCTACGAGGTCGCCACCCGGCTGGAGGCCGCGGGAACCGCCCCCCTGGCCCTGTTCGCCTCCGCCCGCCGGGCCCCGTCCACCCACCGCGAGGAGTCCGTCCACCTGCGCACCGACGAAGGCGTCGTGGACGAACTGCGGTTGCTGGGCGGCGTCGAGCCCGTGTTCCTGGAGGACCCGGAGCTCCGCAGCCTGATCCTGCCCGCCGTACGCAGCGACTACGAGGCCATCGAGACGTACCGGCACACCGCGCGTCCCCCGCTGGGCATCCCGGTCACGGTGCTCACCGGCGACGGCGACCCCCAGGTCACCGCAGAAGAGGCCGCCGCCTGGTCCGCACACACCACCGGCCCGTTCGCCCTGCGCACCTTCGAGGGCGGCCACTTCTACCTCACCGATCACTTCTCCGAAGTGCTGTCCCTCCTGCGCACGGTCTTGGACCCGTCTCCTTCCCTCCGCTGA